In Streptococcus oralis, a single window of DNA contains:
- a CDS encoding SIALI-17 repeat-containing surface protein, whose protein sequence is MKHQFYGEKRQRFSFRKLSVGLVSATIGSFFLNGQMAEGLTSVKAAEIQSQQSAQVKYHYVVESELTEAEKSALIREIPKHVEDASETYYLVYRPTTQGDSSGVLPKTGHSGLWESTFTAMGLALLVLVVVRGRNGKRYLSSILLVTGMGSILLSPTVLAVTNIELAAYNQSLNLGLGESLPAPLKIDGYDYIGYLKNKEQNDSHLAHSALKENLTLDLEKEKGSELKPSETNPDMKEIVSDKGDALTEGEREAIAAKERESARLSTVYDLPELKISEQESVQELPYQTKYQYSDELAQGQSKVIQSGVRGQRTVVTRHFRKDQEIVKSEMISDQVTVEPVSEIILVGTAPTNSIPKETPVHEVPELAEYGTSAETAPVHEVPELTEYGTTPEIAPVHEVPELAEYGTTPDTAPVHEVPELAEYGTTPETAPVHEVSELTEYGTTPETAPVHEVPELTEYGTSPETTPVQEIPELTEYGTNPDTAPVHEVPELAEYGTSSDTPPVQEIPELTEYGTNPDTAPIHENSELELTTNDEVRIEKIDFSIDEQYTDEIPEGSRQITTPGVQGERTIKTRVYSSNGQVVDRQELSNEETLAPVTQIVKVGTAKPSMVPNEAPKADILSEYPLTYTDEIRVEKIAFNIEEQHTDELVQDARQIATPGVEGERTIKTRVYSSNGQEIDRQELSNEETLAPVTQIVKVGTAKPSMVPNDPPQVDALPEYPLTYTDETRVEKINFSIREEETDELVRDARQITTPGVQGERTIKTRVYSSNGQEVDRQELSNEETLAPVTQIVKVGTAKPTMVPNEAPKADALPEYPLTYTDETRVEKIAFNIEEQYTDELVQDARQITTPGVQGERTIKTRVYSSNGQEVDRQELSNEETLAPVTQIVKVGTAKPTMVPNEAPKADALPEYPLTYTDETRVEKINFSIREEETDELVRDAHQIATPGVQGERTIKTRVYSSNGQEIDRQELSNEETLAPVTQIVKVGTAKPTMVPNEAPKADALPEYPLTYTDETRVEKIPFNIEEQYTDELVRDARQITTPGVQGERTIKTRVYSSNGQEIDRQELSNEETLAPVTQVVKVGTAKPTMVPSEAPKTEALPEYPLTYTDETRVEKINFSIREEETVDLVRDARQITTPGVEGERTIKTRVYSSNGQEIDRQELSNEETLAPVTQIVKVGTAKPTMVPNEAPKADALEEFDLISLHNLLAEADQIKAQTRYFNDSQSHQANYDAALTAGQAILSQSQASQAEVNQLVEQINQAKAQLSGLEVVKTALQTEYDLNPMVKTSVKYKNADSEKQTAYTDELTKADKVLNNQTATQVQVNQVLASLTAAKEALNGVPKVKPTVSILSLTENADDKSVTVQYRLEDQTKSFRSATAELYQGDQLIRTLPITNFAGNLKIGDLDYYTGYTLKTKLTYELDNGSFTEFETDSRNFELEYKKIAFRDIDSVEFYHKENDQYKRFVSMSSMPTDLSTYFVKIKSSESKEILLPVHSISEAEKDGKAVYKVNVTLPELVQESEAGYKSGHDFYISKAIPSQQNVYTSFAGLVDAMKRNMAGNYVLGADLDASEVNLAPADYVYLKGNFTGSLTGSQNGKQYAIYNLAKPLFENLKSGSAISNIDFKDVNIVGTYDSAALARNAENVRITDVSVQGRVSVVGNASNVAGLVVNGTNTKITNSSFTGTILSNSQHIKAYNVGGLVASLKGGESLLSQSKADVTIISGARSNEQRIGGLVGRLENNARITKSYVTGKLYNSTTNGQIGGVVGSNYFNGLVDNVISNVSGTNVYSISGDQGYKNDRITQAYKVAKSETLKNDQFVTSTITQEEMEEKLTAMDITTSLDDTNLNMRFVDYGEVNNAQFDRGYSYANMEKLLPFYNKETIVSFANKIPKEHKLNKEYLLDVVPMKGDQVITDIHSNKTGINRLMLHYMDNTIDYLELSYQGDFVNQGIAEYRMKGLDLLYTPEAFVSDYTSILNQVLPELNKVVLDSPAMRTALGVAADTSLDELYLDTAFTQVKSKLSGELRKVLAMDKAINTEGEVVKDYLVKKILADKEAFLLGLTYLNRWYNINYDNFNVKDLSAYKMDFYGKNEVSVLDTIIALGKSGLENLKAKNNYTAYDNSLSEATGKRGLFNYLEGYRQLFLPYKTNNEWLKTNTKAYIVEAKSDVAEARQLQDAAEGKSKYSVGVYDKITADNWEHKGMLLPLLTMTEKGVYAISNMSTLSMGAYDRYRLDANNRVRTDAELAEYVEDRVRKTAEYQRDHYDFWYKILNPESKDKLFRSVLVYDGFSLVDKNGQRYWAPANDKKSQAMQEFFGPAGKWYPSKGYNAYATGSVTHFDAAKLLEDYGNSVYTHEMTHNSDGAIYFEGYGRREGLGAELYARGLLQSSPSADESTITLNTLFKVDKDSKTRMHTYNFKERVQNEADLQHYVHGMFDMIYTLDYLEGTSMLKQSDAAKLQWFRKMENYYITDKYGKETHAGNQTRSFTAEEIKQLKTFDSLIENDVITRRENKESGKYGRNGYLSLSLFSPIYSALSNPNGAPGDVMFRRTAFELLAAKGYHDGFVPYVSGQYSQEAFDEGKKTWDGWSGRDVGLVTDQKVLGNVFKGEYTSWAAFKKAMYKERIDQLTKLKPITIEYELKNPNSTKKVTIRSYAEMQQLMDAAVAEDVRNITSATSRVEASWVNLLKKKIYNAYLRETDDFRQSIFKK, encoded by the coding sequence ATGAAACATCAGTTTTATGGAGAAAAACGACAGCGCTTTTCTTTCCGGAAGTTGTCCGTTGGGCTCGTTTCGGCTACTATTGGAAGCTTCTTTTTGAATGGGCAAATGGCTGAGGGCTTGACTTCTGTGAAGGCAGCAGAAATTCAAAGTCAGCAGTCTGCTCAGGTCAAATACCACTACGTAGTGGAGTCTGAATTGACGGAGGCAGAGAAGAGTGCCTTGATCAGGGAGATTCCAAAGCATGTTGAGGATGCTTCAGAGACCTATTACTTAGTTTATCGTCCGACTACTCAAGGGGATTCATCTGGAGTATTGCCTAAGACAGGTCACTCTGGCCTTTGGGAATCAACTTTTACAGCGATGGGTCTTGCATTACTAGTGCTTGTAGTTGTTAGAGGCAGAAATGGGAAGAGGTATTTATCTTCGATCTTGTTGGTAACTGGGATGGGATCTATACTTCTATCTCCAACAGTCTTAGCAGTGACGAATATCGAACTTGCAGCATATAATCAAAGTCTTAACTTGGGTCTCGGAGAATCCCTTCCAGCACCATTGAAAATTGACGGTTATGACTATATCGGTTACTTAAAGAATAAAGAACAAAATGATAGTCATTTAGCTCATTCTGCTCTGAAGGAAAATCTGACACTTGATTTAGAGAAAGAGAAGGGAAGTGAACTTAAGCCGAGTGAAACAAATCCTGATATGAAAGAGATTGTTTCGGATAAGGGTGATGCTTTAACTGAGGGAGAAAGAGAAGCTATAGCTGCTAAGGAGAGAGAGTCTGCTCGTCTAAGCACCGTTTATGACTTGCCAGAACTAAAAATTAGTGAGCAGGAGTCAGTTCAAGAACTTCCTTATCAGACAAAATACCAATATTCCGATGAATTGGCTCAAGGGCAATCAAAAGTTATACAATCTGGTGTTCGAGGTCAACGTACAGTAGTGACTCGTCATTTTCGTAAGGATCAAGAAATCGTGAAAAGCGAAATGATCTCTGATCAAGTGACGGTTGAACCTGTTTCTGAAATTATTTTAGTTGGAACAGCTCCAACTAACTCGATACCAAAAGAAACTCCAGTTCACGAAGTTCCAGAATTGGCAGAATATGGCACAAGTGCTGAGACAGCGCCAGTTCACGAAGTTCCAGAACTGACGGAATACGGTACAACTCCTGAAATAGCGCCAGTTCACGAAGTTCCAGAATTGGCAGAATATGGCACAACTCCTGATACAGCTCCTGTTCACGAAGTTCCAGAATTAGCAGAGTATGGTACAACTCCAGAGACAGCGCCTGTTCATGAAGTTTCAGAATTAACAGAGTACGGCACAACTCCAGAAACAGCGCCAGTTCACGAAGTTCCAGAATTGACAGAGTATGGCACCAGTCCTGAGACAACTCCAGTTCAAGAGATTCCAGAACTGACGGAATATGGGACAAATCCTGATACAGCTCCTGTTCACGAAGTTCCAGAATTGGCAGAGTATGGCACCAGTTCTGATACGCCTCCAGTTCAAGAGATTCCAGAACTGACGGAATATGGGACAAATCCTGATACAGCTCCTATTCATGAGAATTCTGAGTTGGAATTGACTACAAATGATGAGGTTAGAATAGAAAAGATTGATTTTTCTATTGACGAGCAATATACAGATGAGATTCCAGAAGGAAGTCGTCAGATTACAACTCCAGGTGTCCAAGGTGAGCGGACCATCAAGACTCGTGTTTACAGCTCTAACGGTCAAGTGGTTGACCGTCAAGAGTTGTCTAATGAAGAAACCTTGGCTCCAGTAACGCAAATTGTCAAAGTCGGGACGGCTAAACCAAGCATGGTGCCAAATGAAGCACCAAAAGCAGATATTCTGTCAGAATATCCGTTGACTTATACTGACGAAATTCGTGTAGAGAAAATAGCCTTCAACATCGAGGAGCAACATACGGACGAATTGGTTCAAGATGCCCGCCAGATCGCAACACCAGGTGTTGAGGGTGAGCGTACGATTAAGACTCGTGTCTACAGTTCCAATGGTCAGGAAATCGATCGCCAAGAATTGTCTAATGAGGAAACCCTAGCTCCCGTAACACAAATTGTCAAGGTCGGCACTGCTAAACCAAGCATGGTACCGAACGATCCACCGCAAGTAGACGCCCTGCCAGAGTATCCGTTGACTTATACTGACGAAACGCGCGTAGAAAAAATCAACTTTAGCATTCGTGAAGAAGAAACGGATGAATTGGTTCGTGATGCCCGCCAAATCACAACTCCAGGAGTCCAAGGTGAGCGTACGATTAAGACTCGTGTCTACAGTTCTAACGGTCAAGAGGTTGACCGTCAAGAGTTGTCCAATGAGGAAACCCTAGCTCCTGTAACTCAAATTGTCAAAGTCGGAACTGCTAAGCCAACCATGGTACCGAATGAAGCTCCGAAAGCAGACGCTCTGCCAGAGTATCCACTGACTTATACAGATGAAACGCGCGTAGAGAAAATCGCCTTTAATATCGAAGAGCAATATACGGATGAGCTTGTTCAAGATGCCCGCCAAATCACAACTCCAGGAGTCCAAGGTGAGCGTACGATTAAGACTCGTGTCTACAGTTCTAACGGTCAAGAGGTTGACCGTCAAGAGTTGTCCAATGAGGAAACCCTAGCTCCTGTAACTCAAATTGTCAAAGTCGGAACTGCTAAGCCAACCATGGTACCGAATGAAGCTCCGAAAGCAGACGCTCTGCCAGAGTATCCACTGACTTATACAGATGAAACGCGCGTAGAAAAAATCAACTTTAGCATTCGTGAAGAAGAAACGGATGAATTGGTTCGTGATGCCCACCAAATTGCAACTCCAGGTGTCCAAGGCGAACGAACCATCAAGACTCGTGTCTATAGTTCCAACGGTCAGGAAATCGATCGTCAAGAGTTGTCCAATGAGGAAACCCTAGCTCCTGTAACTCAAATTGTCAAAGTCGGCACGGCTAAACCAACCATGGTACCAAATGAAGCGCCGAAAGCAGACGCTTTACCAGAGTATCCGCTGACTTATACCGACGAAACTCGGGTTGAGAAAATACCCTTCAACATCGAGGAGCAATATACCGATGAGCTTGTTCGAGATGCCCGCCAAATCACAACTCCGGGAGTACAAGGTGAGCGCACGATTAAGACTCGTGTCTACAGTTCCAATGGTCAGGAAATCGACCGCCAAGAGTTGTCTAATGAGGAAACCTTGGCTCCTGTAACGCAAGTGGTCAAGGTCGGCACGGCTAAGCCAACCATGGTACCGAGTGAAGCGCCGAAAACAGAGGCTCTGCCAGAGTATCCACTGACTTATACAGATGAAACGCGCGTTGAAAAAATCAACTTTAGCATTCGTGAAGAAGAAACGGTTGACTTGGTTCGTGATGCCCGCCAAATCACAACTCCAGGTGTTGAGGGTGAGCGTACGATTAAGACTCGTGTTTACAGCTCTAACGGTCAGGAAATCGACCGCCAAGAGTTGTCTAACGAGGAAACTCTGGCTCCAGTAACGCAAATTGTCAAAGTCGGCACGGCTAAGCCAACTATGGTACCGAATGAAGCTCCGAAAGCAGACGCGTTAGAAGAGTTCGATTTAATTTCACTGCATAATCTCTTGGCAGAAGCAGATCAGATTAAAGCTCAGACCCGTTATTTCAACGATAGTCAGAGTCATCAAGCTAACTATGATGCTGCTTTGACGGCTGGTCAAGCGATTCTGAGCCAATCCCAAGCTAGCCAAGCAGAAGTCAACCAACTGGTGGAACAAATCAATCAAGCCAAGGCGCAATTAAGTGGACTTGAAGTTGTTAAAACGGCTCTTCAGACTGAGTACGATTTAAATCCAATGGTTAAAACTTCGGTTAAATATAAGAATGCGGATTCAGAAAAGCAGACAGCTTATACTGACGAATTGACCAAGGCAGACAAAGTTTTGAACAATCAAACTGCTACACAAGTACAGGTCAATCAAGTTCTTGCTAGCCTGACAGCAGCCAAAGAAGCACTAAATGGAGTGCCTAAAGTCAAGCCGACTGTTTCGATTTTAAGTCTGACTGAGAATGCCGATGATAAGTCGGTTACGGTCCAATATAGATTGGAAGACCAGACCAAGTCCTTCCGTTCAGCGACTGCAGAATTGTATCAGGGAGACCAGCTGATTCGCACTCTTCCAATTACCAACTTCGCTGGCAACTTGAAAATTGGCGACCTAGACTACTACACAGGCTACACTCTAAAAACCAAGTTGACTTATGAACTGGATAATGGCAGCTTTACTGAGTTTGAAACAGACAGTCGTAACTTTGAGTTAGAATACAAGAAGATTGCCTTCCGTGATATTGATTCCGTTGAGTTTTATCATAAAGAAAACGACCAATACAAGCGCTTTGTGTCGATGAGCTCTATGCCTACGGATCTGTCTACTTACTTCGTCAAGATTAAATCAAGCGAATCCAAGGAAATTCTCCTACCAGTTCACAGCATTTCTGAAGCAGAGAAAGATGGCAAGGCAGTCTATAAGGTTAATGTAACCCTTCCTGAACTCGTCCAAGAAAGTGAAGCGGGCTATAAGTCTGGGCACGATTTCTACATCAGTAAGGCGATCCCAAGTCAGCAAAATGTCTACACTAGCTTTGCTGGATTGGTAGACGCTATGAAGCGAAATATGGCAGGAAACTATGTGTTGGGAGCTGATTTGGATGCGAGCGAGGTCAACCTAGCTCCTGCGGATTATGTCTACCTCAAAGGGAACTTCACCGGTAGTCTGACAGGTAGTCAAAATGGCAAGCAATATGCGATTTACAATCTAGCCAAACCTTTATTTGAAAACCTCAAGAGTGGATCTGCCATTTCAAATATCGACTTTAAAGATGTGAATATCGTGGGTACCTATGACTCGGCTGCGCTGGCACGCAATGCGGAGAATGTGCGAATCACAGATGTTTCTGTTCAGGGGAGAGTATCTGTAGTAGGAAATGCTTCTAACGTGGCGGGTCTAGTAGTTAATGGAACCAATACGAAAATTACAAATAGTTCCTTTACGGGAACTATCCTATCTAACAGTCAACACATCAAAGCTTATAATGTAGGTGGTTTGGTTGCAAGCCTTAAAGGAGGAGAATCTCTTCTTAGCCAAAGTAAAGCAGACGTAACGATTATTAGTGGTGCACGATCAAATGAACAACGTATCGGTGGTTTGGTTGGACGTCTAGAAAACAACGCTCGAATCACCAAATCGTATGTGACAGGAAAACTATATAATTCAACCACTAACGGTCAAATCGGTGGAGTGGTCGGCTCGAACTACTTTAATGGTTTAGTTGATAATGTGATCAGTAATGTTAGTGGTACAAACGTTTACAGTATTTCTGGGGATCAGGGCTACAAAAACGACCGTATTACGCAAGCGTATAAAGTTGCCAAGAGTGAAACCTTGAAAAACGATCAGTTTGTTACTTCTACTATTACTCAAGAAGAAATGGAAGAAAAACTGACTGCTATGGACATCACGACTAGCCTAGATGACACGAATCTAAATATGCGTTTTGTCGACTATGGTGAGGTAAACAATGCTCAATTTGACCGCGGATATTCTTACGCAAATATGGAGAAACTGCTTCCTTTCTACAATAAAGAAACCATTGTTTCGTTTGCGAACAAGATTCCGAAAGAGCATAAGTTGAACAAGGAGTACCTACTGGATGTTGTTCCGATGAAGGGCGACCAGGTTATCACTGATATTCATAGCAATAAAACTGGAATCAATCGTTTGATGCTGCACTACATGGACAATACCATTGATTACCTAGAATTATCTTATCAGGGAGATTTCGTCAACCAAGGTATTGCTGAGTATAGGATGAAGGGATTAGACCTTTTGTATACTCCAGAAGCCTTTGTATCAGATTATACTAGCATTCTAAATCAAGTGTTGCCAGAGTTAAACAAGGTCGTTCTTGATTCGCCAGCTATGCGAACAGCTCTCGGAGTAGCAGCAGATACTTCTTTGGATGAACTATACTTAGACACTGCATTTACGCAAGTGAAAAGTAAGCTATCAGGTGAGCTTCGCAAAGTGCTGGCTATGGATAAGGCTATCAATACTGAAGGAGAAGTAGTTAAGGATTATCTTGTTAAGAAGATTCTTGCTGATAAAGAAGCTTTCCTATTAGGTTTGACTTACCTTAACCGTTGGTATAATATCAACTATGACAACTTTAATGTTAAGGACCTATCGGCTTACAAGATGGATTTCTATGGTAAGAATGAGGTTTCGGTTCTTGATACAATCATTGCTTTAGGAAAATCAGGGCTTGAGAATCTCAAGGCTAAGAACAACTATACAGCGTATGATAATTCGCTCTCTGAAGCAACTGGCAAGCGAGGACTCTTCAATTATCTTGAAGGTTACCGTCAGCTCTTCCTGCCATACAAGACCAATAATGAATGGCTCAAGACCAATACAAAAGCCTACATCGTTGAGGCTAAATCCGATGTAGCAGAAGCGAGACAGCTTCAGGACGCAGCCGAGGGCAAGAGCAAGTACTCTGTCGGTGTTTATGACAAGATTACAGCAGATAATTGGGAACACAAGGGCATGCTCCTACCACTCTTGACCATGACGGAGAAAGGTGTCTATGCTATCTCTAATATGTCTACCCTCTCTATGGGAGCTTATGATCGTTACCGCCTGGATGCCAATAACAGAGTGCGCACAGACGCTGAACTAGCCGAGTATGTCGAAGACCGAGTGAGAAAAACAGCTGAATACCAGCGCGACCATTATGATTTCTGGTACAAGATTCTGAATCCGGAAAGCAAGGACAAGCTCTTCCGTTCGGTTCTGGTTTATGATGGATTCTCATTGGTTGACAAGAATGGTCAAAGATATTGGGCTCCAGCTAATGACAAAAAATCACAGGCTATGCAGGAATTCTTTGGACCAGCTGGCAAGTGGTATCCAAGCAAGGGCTATAATGCCTATGCTACGGGTAGTGTAACTCACTTTGATGCTGCTAAATTGTTGGAAGACTATGGTAACTCAGTCTACACGCATGAGATGACCCATAACTCTGACGGTGCTATTTACTTTGAAGGTTATGGTCGTCGTGAGGGACTAGGCGCGGAACTCTATGCTCGCGGACTCTTGCAATCTTCGCCGAGCGCAGATGAATCAACCATTACGCTCAATACTCTCTTCAAGGTGGACAAGGATTCTAAGACACGTATGCATACCTATAATTTCAAGGAACGTGTTCAAAATGAAGCAGACCTACAACACTATGTCCATGGTATGTTTGACATGATCTACACCTTGGACTATCTAGAAGGTACTTCTATGTTGAAGCAGAGCGATGCTGCCAAGTTACAGTGGTTCAGGAAGATGGAGAATTACTATATTACAGATAAGTATGGTAAGGAGACCCACGCAGGTAACCAGACGCGAAGCTTCACTGCTGAAGAAATCAAGCAATTAAAGACCTTTGACTCCCTGATTGAAAATGATGTGATCACTCGTCGGGAGAATAAGGAAAGTGGGAAATATGGTCGAAATGGCTACCTCAGTCTCAGCCTCTTCTCACCAATCTACTCAGCCTTGAGCAATCCAAATGGAGCGCCAGGTGATGTCATGTTCCGTCGCACAGCCTTTGAATTACTAGCCGCCAAAGGGTACCATGATGGATTTGTCCCTTATGTTTCTGGTCAGTACTCTCAGGAAGCCTTTGATGAAGGGAAGAAAACGTGGGATGGATGGTCCGGAAGAGATGTTGGTCTCGTGACAGACCAGAAAGTCTTGGGAAATGTATTTAAAGGTGAATACACCTCTTGGGCAGCCTTCAAGAAGGCCATGTATAAGGAGCGAATTGATCAGCTGACCAAGCTGAAGCCAATTACCATTGAGTACGAGCTTAAAAATCCAAACAGTACCAAGAAAGTAACCATTCGTTCTTATGCAGAGATGCAGCAGTTGATGGATGCAGCCGTGGCAGAGGATGTACGCAACATTACCAGTGCTACTAGCCGTGTCGAAGCTAGCTGGGTTAACCTACTCAAGAAGAAGATTTACAACGCTTATCTTCGTGAGACAGACGACTTCAGACAGTCTATTTTCAAGAAATAA